A single region of the Thunnus maccoyii chromosome 10, fThuMac1.1, whole genome shotgun sequence genome encodes:
- the cep85 gene encoding centrosomal protein of 85 kDa isoform X1, with translation MLLFLLVPRKVWRGCSWHVEGQMGLIGDIVLYGMKTSQRYIDSKPAARFADMEWQTPAVSEKFQSRFGRRPGTSDSGDTGLGTSASDSAEDFCSSSSSPSFQPIRSQIPIPTAHVMPSTAGAPASKPQVSVQEDSQSSVEGHRSSSGSRTPSGSTSKSSSLSKSASSPNLDAQAGVGSDPVGPKPDCLSRYRSLVNGLDHSLFPTDHTRVDEGQRFDTPAVEPTLNQSALLGGLCPDVRLRLQTGIRDTADCVSEAYRGAMEHSYKVLPEARPGVSGIAEPSSQRVSQPGGAGSASVYASPLSLQTQALLREHAGSKGYEPLRQDRCSELSSWQQQQQHKQQLESLRLQVEQMQLMSAGVGQYPSLYPTPVHTESGKWDALVKASESLLKEKELIIERQKQHMNHLEQRLRESELQVHGALLSRGASYGDMCMLRLQEAQRENAFLRAQFAERTDCVALEKAEAEHRLGAVEAETRRLTDSLKETCERHAEEMKKQEERIRSRDKHISNLKKKCQKESELKRENQQRIETLERYLADLPTLEDYQSQNKQLLEAEQQAAQLQDKVRELEVCLEATRSQLREKDTQLEEQKRRERDLLTTITDMQQRVQQGLEDGARLPTLDIEKLRVENCALREEQQKLKKVIEKQHRMMEQLGSQIQTLEEQISQEDSSSQALREEVMAKEQNVSELRTAMKELSAQNQELMEQNLTLQEQISNPEQRSTNQASSALQPAGALLTQRLHVEIASCLSDLRSLCSILTQRAQGQDPNLSLLLGLTSPPPVAGQDEDWMSPEVLQKKLVEAQQLRRDVEELRNVILDRYAQDMGENCITQ, from the exons atgttgttatttttgttggtACCAAGAAAAGTCTGGCGAGGTTGTTCCTGGCATGTTGAGGGGCAAATGGGTTTGATAG GTGACATTGTCTTGTATGGAATGAAAACCTCACAGAGATATATCGACTCCAAACCAGCGG CTCGGTTTGCTGACATGGAGTGGCAGACACCAGCTGTGTCAGAGAAGTTCCAAAGTCGCTTTGGCCGTCGGCCTGGAACATCGGACAGTGGGGACACTGGACTTGGCACCTCAGCATCTGACAGCGCAGAAG ATTTCTGCAGTTCCAGCAGCAGCCCCTCTTTCCAACCCATTCGCAGTCAGATTCCTATACCCACTGCACATGTCATGCCATCCACGGCCGGAGCCCCGGCCTCTAAGCCCCAGGTGTCTGTCCAGGAGGACTCCCAGTCCTCAGTCGAGGGTCACAGGTCTTCCTCTGGCTCTAGAACTCCGAGCGGCTCCACCTCCAAGTCTTCCTCCCTCTCCAAATCAGCTTCTTCGCCCAACTTGGATGCTCAGGCTGGTGTGGGAAGCGACCCTGTGGGGCCAAAACCAGACTGCCTGAGCCGCTACCGAAGCCTCGTCAATGGGCTGGACCACTCACTTTTCCCCACAGATCACACACGAGTGGACGAAGGCCAGAGGTTTGACACTCCCGCTGTGGAACCCACGCTAAATCAGTCAGCCCTGTTGGGGGGGTTATGCCCTGATGTTAGACTCCGATTACAAACAGGGATTAGAGACACCGCAGACTGTGTGTCTGAGGCCTACAGGGGAGCCATGGAGCACAGCTATAAGGTTCTGCCTGAAGCTAGGCCAGGAGTCTCCGGCATAGCAGAGCCCTCCAGCCAGAGGGTTAGTCAGCCTGGTGGAGCCGGATCGGCCAGCGTTTATGCAAGCCCTCTCAGCCTGCAGACACAGGCTCTGCTGAGGGAGCACGCAGGCTCCAAGGGTTATGAGCCACTGCGGCAGGACAGATGTAGTGAACTTTCCAGCtggcagcaacaacagcaacataaGCAGCAATTGGAGAGTTTACGCCTGCAAGTGGAACAAATGCAG TTAATGAGTGCTGGAGTGGGTCAGTATCCATCTTTGTACCCGACGCCTGTGCACACAGAGTCTGGCAAGTGGGATGCTCTGGTCAAAGCCAGTGAGAGTCTGCTAAAGGAGAAGGAGCTTATTATTGAGCG ACAAAAGCAACATATGAACCACTTGGAGCAGCGTCTGAGGGAAAGCGAGCTGCAAGTCCATGGAGCCCTCCTGAGCAGAGGGGCCTCTTATGGGGACATGTGTATGCTCCGACTACAG GAAGCTCAGCGGGAGAACGCCTTCCTGCGGGCGCAGTTTGCCGAGCGCACCGACTGCGTTGCCCTGGAAAAAGCAGAGGCAGAGCACAGGCTGGGGGCGGTTGAGGCCGAGACACGCCGACTAACCGACAGCCTGAAAGAGACCTGTGAGAGACACGCAGAGGAGAtgaaaaaacaggaagagagg ATCCGTAGTCGAGACAAGCACATCAGCAACCTTAAGAAGAAGTGTCAGAAGGAGTCGGAGCTGAAGAGAGAGAACCAGCAGCGTATTGAGACTCTGGAGCGTTATCTAGCTGACCTGCCCACCTTGGAGGACTACCAGAGCCAGAACAAGCAG CTTCTGGAGGCCGAGCAGCAAGCAGCTCAGCTACAAGACAAAGTAAGAGAGTTGGAGGTCTGTCTAGAGGCGACGCGCTCACAGCTACGGGAAaaggacacacagctggaggAGCAGAAACGCAGGGAGAGAGACTTGCTGACCACCATTACaga CATGCAGCAGCGGGTGCAGCAGGGCCTCGAGGATGGAGCCCGACTGCCAACCCTTGATATCGAGAAGCTCAGAGTAGAGAACTGTGCTTtgagagaggagcagcagaaactgaaaaag GTTATTGAGAAGCAACACCGGATGATGGAACAGCTTGGCTCCCAGATTCAG ACTTTGGAGGAGCAGATATCTCAGGAAGATAGCAGCTCTCAGGCTCTGAGAGAGGAGGTGATGGCCAAAGAACAGAACGTGTCAGAGCTCCGCACAGCCATGAAGGAG CTTTCAGCCCAGAACCAAGAACTGATGGAGCAGAATCTGACCCTGCAGGAGCAGATAAGCAATCCAGAGCAGAGGAGCACTAACCAGGCTTCCTCTGCCTTACAGCCAGCCGGAGCTCTTCTGACACAGAGGCTTCACGTGGAGATCGCGTCCTGCCTCAGTGACCTGCGCTCCCTGTGCAGCATTCTGACCCAGAGAGCCCAGGGACAAGACCCCAACCTCTCCCTGCTGCTGGGCCTCACAT CCCCTCCACCAGTGGCAGGACAGGACGAGGACTGGATGAGTCCAGAGGTGCTGCAGAAGAAGCTGGTCGAAGCTCAGCAGCTCCGTCGAGATGTCGAGGAATTACGTAACGTAATACTGGATCGGTACGCGCAGGACATGGGAGAAAACTGCATCACCCAATAA
- the cep85 gene encoding centrosomal protein of 85 kDa isoform X2 has product MKTSQRYIDSKPAARFADMEWQTPAVSEKFQSRFGRRPGTSDSGDTGLGTSASDSAEDFCSSSSSPSFQPIRSQIPIPTAHVMPSTAGAPASKPQVSVQEDSQSSVEGHRSSSGSRTPSGSTSKSSSLSKSASSPNLDAQAGVGSDPVGPKPDCLSRYRSLVNGLDHSLFPTDHTRVDEGQRFDTPAVEPTLNQSALLGGLCPDVRLRLQTGIRDTADCVSEAYRGAMEHSYKVLPEARPGVSGIAEPSSQRVSQPGGAGSASVYASPLSLQTQALLREHAGSKGYEPLRQDRCSELSSWQQQQQHKQQLESLRLQVEQMQLMSAGVGQYPSLYPTPVHTESGKWDALVKASESLLKEKELIIERQKQHMNHLEQRLRESELQVHGALLSRGASYGDMCMLRLQEAQRENAFLRAQFAERTDCVALEKAEAEHRLGAVEAETRRLTDSLKETCERHAEEMKKQEERIRSRDKHISNLKKKCQKESELKRENQQRIETLERYLADLPTLEDYQSQNKQLLEAEQQAAQLQDKVRELEVCLEATRSQLREKDTQLEEQKRRERDLLTTITDMQQRVQQGLEDGARLPTLDIEKLRVENCALREEQQKLKKVIEKQHRMMEQLGSQIQTLEEQISQEDSSSQALREEVMAKEQNVSELRTAMKELSAQNQELMEQNLTLQEQISNPEQRSTNQASSALQPAGALLTQRLHVEIASCLSDLRSLCSILTQRAQGQDPNLSLLLGLTSPPPVAGQDEDWMSPEVLQKKLVEAQQLRRDVEELRNVILDRYAQDMGENCITQ; this is encoded by the exons ATGAAAACCTCACAGAGATATATCGACTCCAAACCAGCGG CTCGGTTTGCTGACATGGAGTGGCAGACACCAGCTGTGTCAGAGAAGTTCCAAAGTCGCTTTGGCCGTCGGCCTGGAACATCGGACAGTGGGGACACTGGACTTGGCACCTCAGCATCTGACAGCGCAGAAG ATTTCTGCAGTTCCAGCAGCAGCCCCTCTTTCCAACCCATTCGCAGTCAGATTCCTATACCCACTGCACATGTCATGCCATCCACGGCCGGAGCCCCGGCCTCTAAGCCCCAGGTGTCTGTCCAGGAGGACTCCCAGTCCTCAGTCGAGGGTCACAGGTCTTCCTCTGGCTCTAGAACTCCGAGCGGCTCCACCTCCAAGTCTTCCTCCCTCTCCAAATCAGCTTCTTCGCCCAACTTGGATGCTCAGGCTGGTGTGGGAAGCGACCCTGTGGGGCCAAAACCAGACTGCCTGAGCCGCTACCGAAGCCTCGTCAATGGGCTGGACCACTCACTTTTCCCCACAGATCACACACGAGTGGACGAAGGCCAGAGGTTTGACACTCCCGCTGTGGAACCCACGCTAAATCAGTCAGCCCTGTTGGGGGGGTTATGCCCTGATGTTAGACTCCGATTACAAACAGGGATTAGAGACACCGCAGACTGTGTGTCTGAGGCCTACAGGGGAGCCATGGAGCACAGCTATAAGGTTCTGCCTGAAGCTAGGCCAGGAGTCTCCGGCATAGCAGAGCCCTCCAGCCAGAGGGTTAGTCAGCCTGGTGGAGCCGGATCGGCCAGCGTTTATGCAAGCCCTCTCAGCCTGCAGACACAGGCTCTGCTGAGGGAGCACGCAGGCTCCAAGGGTTATGAGCCACTGCGGCAGGACAGATGTAGTGAACTTTCCAGCtggcagcaacaacagcaacataaGCAGCAATTGGAGAGTTTACGCCTGCAAGTGGAACAAATGCAG TTAATGAGTGCTGGAGTGGGTCAGTATCCATCTTTGTACCCGACGCCTGTGCACACAGAGTCTGGCAAGTGGGATGCTCTGGTCAAAGCCAGTGAGAGTCTGCTAAAGGAGAAGGAGCTTATTATTGAGCG ACAAAAGCAACATATGAACCACTTGGAGCAGCGTCTGAGGGAAAGCGAGCTGCAAGTCCATGGAGCCCTCCTGAGCAGAGGGGCCTCTTATGGGGACATGTGTATGCTCCGACTACAG GAAGCTCAGCGGGAGAACGCCTTCCTGCGGGCGCAGTTTGCCGAGCGCACCGACTGCGTTGCCCTGGAAAAAGCAGAGGCAGAGCACAGGCTGGGGGCGGTTGAGGCCGAGACACGCCGACTAACCGACAGCCTGAAAGAGACCTGTGAGAGACACGCAGAGGAGAtgaaaaaacaggaagagagg ATCCGTAGTCGAGACAAGCACATCAGCAACCTTAAGAAGAAGTGTCAGAAGGAGTCGGAGCTGAAGAGAGAGAACCAGCAGCGTATTGAGACTCTGGAGCGTTATCTAGCTGACCTGCCCACCTTGGAGGACTACCAGAGCCAGAACAAGCAG CTTCTGGAGGCCGAGCAGCAAGCAGCTCAGCTACAAGACAAAGTAAGAGAGTTGGAGGTCTGTCTAGAGGCGACGCGCTCACAGCTACGGGAAaaggacacacagctggaggAGCAGAAACGCAGGGAGAGAGACTTGCTGACCACCATTACaga CATGCAGCAGCGGGTGCAGCAGGGCCTCGAGGATGGAGCCCGACTGCCAACCCTTGATATCGAGAAGCTCAGAGTAGAGAACTGTGCTTtgagagaggagcagcagaaactgaaaaag GTTATTGAGAAGCAACACCGGATGATGGAACAGCTTGGCTCCCAGATTCAG ACTTTGGAGGAGCAGATATCTCAGGAAGATAGCAGCTCTCAGGCTCTGAGAGAGGAGGTGATGGCCAAAGAACAGAACGTGTCAGAGCTCCGCACAGCCATGAAGGAG CTTTCAGCCCAGAACCAAGAACTGATGGAGCAGAATCTGACCCTGCAGGAGCAGATAAGCAATCCAGAGCAGAGGAGCACTAACCAGGCTTCCTCTGCCTTACAGCCAGCCGGAGCTCTTCTGACACAGAGGCTTCACGTGGAGATCGCGTCCTGCCTCAGTGACCTGCGCTCCCTGTGCAGCATTCTGACCCAGAGAGCCCAGGGACAAGACCCCAACCTCTCCCTGCTGCTGGGCCTCACAT CCCCTCCACCAGTGGCAGGACAGGACGAGGACTGGATGAGTCCAGAGGTGCTGCAGAAGAAGCTGGTCGAAGCTCAGCAGCTCCGTCGAGATGTCGAGGAATTACGTAACGTAATACTGGATCGGTACGCGCAGGACATGGGAGAAAACTGCATCACCCAATAA
- the cep85 gene encoding centrosomal protein of 85 kDa isoform X3: MLLFLLVPRKVWRGCSWHVEGQMGLIGDIVLYGMKTSQRYIDSKPAARFADMEWQTPAVSEKFQSRFGRRPGTSDSGDTGLGTSASDSAEDFCSSSSSPSFQPIRSQIPIPTAHVMPSTAGAPASKPQVSVQEDSQSSVEGHRSSSGSRTPSGSTSKSSSLSKSASSPNLDAQAGVGSDPVGPKPDCLSRYRSLVNGLDHSLFPTDHTRVDEGQRFDTPAVEPTLNQSALLGGLCPDVRLRLQTGIRDTADCVSEAYRGAMEHSYKVLPEARPGVSGIAEPSSQRVSQPGGAGSASVYASPLSLQTQALLREHAGSKGYEPLRQDRCSELSSWQQQQQHKQQLESLRLQVEQMQLMSAGVGQYPSLYPTPVHTESGKWDALVKASESLLKEKELIIERQKQHMNHLEQRLRESELQVHGALLSRGASYGDMCMLRLQEAQRENAFLRAQFAERTDCVALEKAEAEHRLGAVEAETRRLTDSLKETCERHAEEMKKQEERIRSRDKHISNLKKKCQKESELKRENQQRIETLERYLADLPTLEDYQSQNKQLLEAEQQAAQLQDKVRELEVCLEATRSQLREKDTQLEEQKRRERDLLTTITDMQQRVQQGLEDGARLPTLDIEKLRVENCALREEQQKLKKVIEKQHRMMEQLGSQIQTLEEQISQEDSSSQALREEVMAKEQNVSELRTAMKEPAGALLTQRLHVEIASCLSDLRSLCSILTQRAQGQDPNLSLLLGLTSPPPVAGQDEDWMSPEVLQKKLVEAQQLRRDVEELRNVILDRYAQDMGENCITQ; the protein is encoded by the exons atgttgttatttttgttggtACCAAGAAAAGTCTGGCGAGGTTGTTCCTGGCATGTTGAGGGGCAAATGGGTTTGATAG GTGACATTGTCTTGTATGGAATGAAAACCTCACAGAGATATATCGACTCCAAACCAGCGG CTCGGTTTGCTGACATGGAGTGGCAGACACCAGCTGTGTCAGAGAAGTTCCAAAGTCGCTTTGGCCGTCGGCCTGGAACATCGGACAGTGGGGACACTGGACTTGGCACCTCAGCATCTGACAGCGCAGAAG ATTTCTGCAGTTCCAGCAGCAGCCCCTCTTTCCAACCCATTCGCAGTCAGATTCCTATACCCACTGCACATGTCATGCCATCCACGGCCGGAGCCCCGGCCTCTAAGCCCCAGGTGTCTGTCCAGGAGGACTCCCAGTCCTCAGTCGAGGGTCACAGGTCTTCCTCTGGCTCTAGAACTCCGAGCGGCTCCACCTCCAAGTCTTCCTCCCTCTCCAAATCAGCTTCTTCGCCCAACTTGGATGCTCAGGCTGGTGTGGGAAGCGACCCTGTGGGGCCAAAACCAGACTGCCTGAGCCGCTACCGAAGCCTCGTCAATGGGCTGGACCACTCACTTTTCCCCACAGATCACACACGAGTGGACGAAGGCCAGAGGTTTGACACTCCCGCTGTGGAACCCACGCTAAATCAGTCAGCCCTGTTGGGGGGGTTATGCCCTGATGTTAGACTCCGATTACAAACAGGGATTAGAGACACCGCAGACTGTGTGTCTGAGGCCTACAGGGGAGCCATGGAGCACAGCTATAAGGTTCTGCCTGAAGCTAGGCCAGGAGTCTCCGGCATAGCAGAGCCCTCCAGCCAGAGGGTTAGTCAGCCTGGTGGAGCCGGATCGGCCAGCGTTTATGCAAGCCCTCTCAGCCTGCAGACACAGGCTCTGCTGAGGGAGCACGCAGGCTCCAAGGGTTATGAGCCACTGCGGCAGGACAGATGTAGTGAACTTTCCAGCtggcagcaacaacagcaacataaGCAGCAATTGGAGAGTTTACGCCTGCAAGTGGAACAAATGCAG TTAATGAGTGCTGGAGTGGGTCAGTATCCATCTTTGTACCCGACGCCTGTGCACACAGAGTCTGGCAAGTGGGATGCTCTGGTCAAAGCCAGTGAGAGTCTGCTAAAGGAGAAGGAGCTTATTATTGAGCG ACAAAAGCAACATATGAACCACTTGGAGCAGCGTCTGAGGGAAAGCGAGCTGCAAGTCCATGGAGCCCTCCTGAGCAGAGGGGCCTCTTATGGGGACATGTGTATGCTCCGACTACAG GAAGCTCAGCGGGAGAACGCCTTCCTGCGGGCGCAGTTTGCCGAGCGCACCGACTGCGTTGCCCTGGAAAAAGCAGAGGCAGAGCACAGGCTGGGGGCGGTTGAGGCCGAGACACGCCGACTAACCGACAGCCTGAAAGAGACCTGTGAGAGACACGCAGAGGAGAtgaaaaaacaggaagagagg ATCCGTAGTCGAGACAAGCACATCAGCAACCTTAAGAAGAAGTGTCAGAAGGAGTCGGAGCTGAAGAGAGAGAACCAGCAGCGTATTGAGACTCTGGAGCGTTATCTAGCTGACCTGCCCACCTTGGAGGACTACCAGAGCCAGAACAAGCAG CTTCTGGAGGCCGAGCAGCAAGCAGCTCAGCTACAAGACAAAGTAAGAGAGTTGGAGGTCTGTCTAGAGGCGACGCGCTCACAGCTACGGGAAaaggacacacagctggaggAGCAGAAACGCAGGGAGAGAGACTTGCTGACCACCATTACaga CATGCAGCAGCGGGTGCAGCAGGGCCTCGAGGATGGAGCCCGACTGCCAACCCTTGATATCGAGAAGCTCAGAGTAGAGAACTGTGCTTtgagagaggagcagcagaaactgaaaaag GTTATTGAGAAGCAACACCGGATGATGGAACAGCTTGGCTCCCAGATTCAG ACTTTGGAGGAGCAGATATCTCAGGAAGATAGCAGCTCTCAGGCTCTGAGAGAGGAGGTGATGGCCAAAGAACAGAACGTGTCAGAGCTCCGCACAGCCATGAAGGAG CCAGCCGGAGCTCTTCTGACACAGAGGCTTCACGTGGAGATCGCGTCCTGCCTCAGTGACCTGCGCTCCCTGTGCAGCATTCTGACCCAGAGAGCCCAGGGACAAGACCCCAACCTCTCCCTGCTGCTGGGCCTCACAT CCCCTCCACCAGTGGCAGGACAGGACGAGGACTGGATGAGTCCAGAGGTGCTGCAGAAGAAGCTGGTCGAAGCTCAGCAGCTCCGTCGAGATGTCGAGGAATTACGTAACGTAATACTGGATCGGTACGCGCAGGACATGGGAGAAAACTGCATCACCCAATAA